A single Sporosarcina sp. FSL W8-0480 DNA region contains:
- a CDS encoding glycine betaine ABC transporter substrate-binding protein, with product MDFKKKLFGFGAAALLAVGLAACGNDDKAGTGSSSDSVGESLDYKITGIDPGAGIMEATDRAIEDYGLDKWEVTTGSGATMTAALKKAYDAEKPIIITGWTPHWKFAKFDLKYLDDPKGSYGGEEQIRTIARTGLAADLPEAHQILSNFNWSEADMGEVMVAIQEGEKEEVAAQNWIDANAEKVAEWTDGVDKVSGDKINLAYVAWDSEIASHNVMKLVLEEVGYDVTLTQVEAGPLWSAIADGSADASLAAWLPVTHKTYADKFDGQFEELGINMEGVKIGLVVPEYMDIDSIEDLKE from the coding sequence ATGGATTTTAAAAAGAAACTATTTGGATTTGGAGCAGCAGCACTACTGGCCGTAGGTCTTGCCGCTTGTGGAAATGATGATAAAGCTGGTACGGGCAGCAGCTCAGATTCAGTAGGTGAGTCTCTTGACTATAAAATCACAGGGATTGACCCAGGTGCAGGTATTATGGAAGCGACCGACAGAGCGATTGAGGATTATGGCCTTGATAAATGGGAAGTGACAACTGGTTCCGGTGCAACAATGACCGCGGCATTGAAAAAAGCGTATGATGCTGAAAAGCCGATTATCATCACTGGTTGGACGCCACATTGGAAGTTCGCGAAATTCGATCTGAAATACTTGGATGATCCAAAAGGGTCTTATGGTGGGGAAGAACAAATCCGTACAATTGCAAGAACGGGACTTGCGGCTGACCTTCCTGAAGCCCACCAAATCCTTTCGAACTTCAACTGGTCAGAAGCGGATATGGGTGAAGTGATGGTAGCCATCCAAGAAGGTGAAAAAGAGGAAGTCGCTGCACAAAACTGGATTGATGCGAATGCAGAAAAAGTAGCGGAATGGACGGACGGAGTCGACAAGGTTAGTGGTGATAAAATCAATCTTGCATACGTTGCTTGGGATAGTGAGATCGCCAGTCATAATGTTATGAAGCTTGTCCTTGAAGAGGTGGGCTATGATGTAACATTGACGCAAGTTGAGGCTGGTCCGCTATGGTCCGCAATTGCTGACGGAAGTGCAGATGCATCACTTGCAGCATGGTTGCCAGTAACGCATAAAACTTATGCCGACAAATTCGACGGTCAATTCGAGGAACTTGGCATTAATATGGAAGGCGTTAAAATCGGATTAGTTGTCCCTGAATATATGGACATTGACTCGATTGAGGATTTAAAGGAATAA
- a CDS encoding proline/glycine betaine ABC transporter permease, with the protein MDNLLPRLPFASWIDTGIDWLVTQFGSVFDGISGFLKGIVEGSVDLLTMVPSILLAVIFALLAWFLSTRGIAIFTLVGLLFIDYLGYWYPMLQMLALVIASVMIALLIGIPLGILGSQQPTVKRVINPILDLMQTMPAFVYLLPAIFFFNIGVVPGVVASVIFSMPPTIRLTMLGIEQVPKDLIEATEAFGSTTWQRLVKVQIPLAKPTIMAGVNQSIMLSLSMVVIASMVGAPGLGVEVYRAVTQLKTGVGFETGLSIVIVAIILDRITQYAGKKKQGGTL; encoded by the coding sequence TTGGATAATTTATTGCCTCGTTTGCCGTTCGCCAGTTGGATTGATACTGGCATTGATTGGCTTGTTACTCAATTCGGCTCTGTATTCGATGGAATATCAGGCTTTCTAAAAGGCATTGTTGAAGGTTCGGTAGATTTGCTAACTATGGTGCCTTCCATTTTGCTTGCCGTCATATTCGCATTGCTTGCATGGTTCCTTTCCACTCGAGGAATTGCGATATTTACTCTCGTCGGACTGTTGTTCATTGACTACCTTGGCTACTGGTATCCGATGCTTCAAATGCTTGCGCTTGTTATAGCGTCCGTTATGATTGCGCTTCTTATAGGTATCCCGTTAGGTATTTTGGGATCCCAACAGCCTACGGTGAAGAGGGTCATCAATCCGATATTGGACTTGATGCAGACGATGCCGGCATTCGTTTATTTATTGCCAGCGATATTCTTTTTCAATATCGGAGTCGTGCCTGGCGTAGTAGCATCAGTCATCTTCTCGATGCCGCCGACAATCCGATTGACAATGCTTGGAATCGAACAAGTACCGAAAGATTTGATCGAAGCGACAGAAGCATTCGGATCGACGACATGGCAACGTTTGGTGAAAGTGCAAATCCCACTTGCGAAGCCGACGATTATGGCAGGGGTCAACCAAAGTATCATGCTATCGCTATCCATGGTCGTTATTGCGTCGATGGTCGGTGCACCAGGGCTCGGCGTGGAAGTGTATAGGGCGGTGACACAATTGAAAACAGGCGTTGGATTTGAAACTGGCCTATCAATTGTCATCGTAGCTATCATTCTTGACCGGATCACTCAGTACGCAGGTAAGAAAAAACAAGGGGGAACATTATAA
- a CDS encoding glycine betaine/L-proline ABC transporter ATP-binding protein codes for MDHQKKKIEVINTTKIFGKHSRRAAQLLNEGKSKSEILKSTGATVGVKDATFDVYDGEIFVIMGLSGSGKSTLVRMLNRLIDPTMGSVLIDGEDIVKMNKEQLREVRRKKIGMVFQNFALFPHKTILENTEYGLEIQGIAKAERKEKAKKSLELVGLSGYEDQYPSQLSGGMQQRVGLARALANDPDVLLMDEAFSALDPLIRKDMQDELLQLHHDMGKTIIFITHDLDEALRIGDRIALMKDGDVVQIGTPEEILMNPSNKYVERFVEDVDLAKVLTAGQIMKKADMVQIDRGPRVALRLMKRLRISSIYVVDKGNRLVGAVTAQDAVGATESGKTLEEVLIKDIPTISPDTVLTDLFDTVSTTAIPVAVVNEQHHLLGIIIRGALIGALAGDGQFINSSTDSDTAEEIMEENEVSNIG; via the coding sequence ATGGATCATCAGAAAAAGAAAATCGAAGTGATCAACACAACAAAAATCTTTGGTAAACATAGCAGGCGTGCAGCCCAGCTATTGAATGAGGGGAAATCGAAGAGTGAAATCTTGAAATCTACCGGGGCGACGGTAGGTGTGAAAGACGCTACTTTCGATGTCTATGATGGTGAGATATTTGTCATTATGGGGCTGTCAGGAAGTGGGAAATCTACATTAGTACGGATGTTAAATCGTTTGATCGACCCGACAATGGGGTCTGTGCTCATCGATGGTGAAGATATTGTCAAGATGAATAAAGAGCAGCTTCGTGAAGTGAGAAGGAAGAAAATTGGGATGGTATTCCAGAATTTTGCCCTATTCCCACATAAGACGATTCTTGAGAATACTGAATATGGACTTGAGATTCAAGGGATTGCGAAAGCTGAACGGAAGGAAAAAGCTAAGAAATCGTTGGAACTCGTTGGATTATCAGGGTATGAAGATCAATACCCAAGCCAGTTGAGTGGCGGGATGCAGCAACGTGTCGGTTTGGCGAGAGCGCTTGCAAACGATCCGGACGTTCTATTAATGGATGAAGCGTTTAGTGCCCTTGATCCTTTGATCCGAAAAGATATGCAGGATGAATTGCTGCAACTTCACCACGACATGGGGAAAACAATTATCTTCATTACCCATGACTTGGATGAGGCGCTTCGGATTGGTGACCGTATCGCTTTAATGAAGGATGGCGACGTCGTTCAAATCGGCACGCCGGAAGAAATACTGATGAACCCATCCAATAAATACGTAGAACGGTTTGTAGAAGATGTCGATCTTGCGAAAGTGTTGACAGCTGGACAGATTATGAAAAAGGCAGATATGGTTCAAATCGACAGGGGACCAAGAGTTGCCTTGCGCCTTATGAAAAGGCTCAGAATTTCATCTATCTACGTAGTGGATAAAGGGAATCGGCTTGTTGGTGCCGTAACGGCACAGGATGCTGTGGGGGCAACAGAGTCCGGGAAAACTCTTGAAGAAGTCCTTATTAAAGACATCCCTACAATTTCTCCGGATACGGTGTTAACAGATTTGTTCGATACTGTTTCGACGACTGCCATTCCGGTGGCGGTTGTGAATGAGCAACATCATTTGTTAGGCATTATTATTCGTGGTGCACTGATCGGCGCTTTGGCAGGCGACGGGCAGTTTATAAATAGCAGTACTGATTCTGATACTGCGGAAGAAATTATGGAAGAAAACGAGGTGAGCAACATTGGATAA